The Mustela nigripes isolate SB6536 chromosome 4, MUSNIG.SB6536, whole genome shotgun sequence genome includes a window with the following:
- the STOX1 gene encoding storkhead-box protein 1 isoform X2 — MNPIAQSQFVPLAEVLCCAVSDLNAAQTMVTQESLLEHLKQHYPGIAIPSQDILYTTLGTLIKERKIYHTGEGYFIVTPQTYFITNTTPHKNHRDLSDESQRPACITYLVGVASCAESAKENAAPISHCQSCRCFPDPCAQDVEATPEAAEMARKGQKGLQESRPLVRNRAVSVSGDHIISESAKPLPDTKDREKGKKFGFSLFWRSISRKEKSRTEHSSFSAQFPPEEWPVRDEDDLDNIPRDVEHEIIRRINPILTVDNLIKHTVLMEKYEEQKQYNSQGTSTDRLTTRHKYPSKEGVRKRRGRCGRPRRRGHSQRKRHRVGSQGSEPQPGSIKQEKHPKIPAAQPSPKINSPNEAGVQTPPAENLSVLGSHLIYKKRISNPFQGFSHRGSPMTKVHNTQTSDLRPHQAGPKGKPFQRSRSLDSSRILKSKAKQRLAEQCEDKLMAESICMSNPTVKPLCDDFRGPLLNYTQCSVLQNGGECCSFRESKLRYDVDGGKNEVIPEVWRKSYSHFNALGEAEEIQHVLPSQGSSLGHASPACRLVDKTIHQFQNLGLLDYPVHTNSLRQPESQDRDLEEIAMRKTFVQEAETVGLEDEGLSDENQALDQNELEDDDGACSSLYLDEEDFSENDDLGQMLPGHIQCSFAGRSKWNHLGRQKATERSLTEYSSKMHRSEPQVLKGNECYKPTRFFTNPGESQTLNLPAESSGLSSGTQPSFSHEEENSVATCVQVSAFADGRIFGYYSTRKADSETETLQDPVSDTGKKPASWSQSALNQGMRKQFTQKVELFNTSHMPVLVQDIQHEHSHLEGTENHSMAGDSGIDSPRTQSLASNNSVVLDELKRRQNFLQNFEGTKNGQTRTSSSLLQLTPVINV; from the exons ATGAATCCAATAGCTCAATCTCAGTTTGTACCTTTGGCTGAAGTTCTTTGCTGTGCTGTGTCTGATCTGAATGCTGCCCAGACCATGGTGACCCAGGAATCCCTGTTGGAGCATTTGAAGCAACACTACCCAG GCATTGCAATTCCATCTCAGGATATTCTCTATACCACCCTGGGAACCCtgattaaagaaaggaaaatttatcaCACTGGAGAGGGATACTTCATAGTCACTCCTCAGACTTACTTCATCACAAATACAACCCCCCACAAAAATCACAGAGACCTATCGGATGAAAGTCAGCGGCCGGCTTGCATTACCTATCTGGTGGGCGTGGCCAGCTGTGCAGAATCAGCCAAAGAAAACGCTGCCCCCATTTCCCATTGTCAGTCTTGCAGGTGTTTCCCTGATCCCTGCGCTCAGGATGTAGAGGCAACACCGGAGGCTGCGGAAATGGCTAGAAAAGGCCAGAAAGGTCTTCAGGAATCCAGACCTTTGGTACGGAATCGAGCAGTTTCAGTGTCTGGGGATCATATCATCAGTGAAAGCGCCAAACCGTTaccagacacaaaagacagagaaaaaggcaagaaGTTTGGCTTCAGCCTCTTCTGGCGTAGTATATCCAGGAAGGAGAAGTCCAGAACAGAACACAGCAGTTTCTCTGCCCAGTTCCCACCAGAAGAATGGCCTGTTCGAGATGAAGATGACTTGGACAATATCCCTCGAGACGTTGAACATGAGATTATCAGAAGAATTAATCCCATTCTGACCGTTGACAACTTAATCAAACATACAGTCTTAATGGAAAAATACgaagaacagaaacaatataaTAGCCAGGGCACTTCCACTGATAGGTTGACCACGAGGCATAAATATCCTTCAAAAGAGGGAGTTAGGAAAAGGCGGGGCCGGTGTGGGAGGCCTCGAAGGCGGGGCCATTCTCAGAGGAAGAGGCACAGAGTGGGGAGCCAGGGAAGCGAGCCTCAGCCAGGAAGCATCAAACAGGAGAAACATCCCAAGATCCCTGCTGCACAGCCCAGCCCCAAAATTAACAGCCCAAATGAAGCAGGAGTTCAAACACCACCTGCTGAGAATTTATCAGTGCTGGGTTCCCATTTGATTTACAAGAAGAGAATCAGTAATCCTTTCCAGGGCTTCTCTCACCGAGGGAGTCCCATGACCAAAGTGCACAACACCCAGACCAGTGATCTGAGACCCCATCAGGCTGGACCAAAGGGAAAACCTTTCCAAAGGTCAAGGTCTTTGGATTCCTCAAGAATCTTGAAGAGTAAAGCCAAGCAGCGTCTTGCTGAACAATGTGAAGATAAACTGATGGCAGAGTCCATCTGTATGAGTAACCCGACCGTCAAACCTCTCTGCGATGACTTCAGAGGTCCCCTCTTAAATTACACTCAGTGTAGTGTTTTGCAAAATGGCGGTGAATGTTGTTCCTTCCGGGAAAGCAAGTTGAGATATGATGTAGACGGTGGAAAAAATGAGGTAATCCCTGAAGTCTGGAGGAAAAGTTATTCTCACTTCAACGCATTAGGTGAGGCCGAAGAAATACAGCATGTCCTGCCATCACAAGGTTCCTCTTTAGGCCATGCCTCCCCTGCTTGTAGATTGGTTGATAAAACAATACACCAGTTCCAAAATCTTGGTCTTTTGGATTATCCAGTTCATACAAACTCTTTGAGACAACCTGAGAGTCAAGACAGAGACTTAGAAGAAATAGCAATGAGAAAGACATTTGTCCAGGAAGCAGAGACTGTGGGTCTAGAAGATGAAGGGCTTTCTGATGAAAACCAGGCCTTGGATCAGAATGAACTAGAAGATGATGATGGTGCCTGTAGTTCATTATATCTAGATGAGGAGGACTTTTCTGAGAACGACGACTTAGGTCAAATGCTGCCTGGCCACATTCAGTGTTCCTTTGCAGGGAGAAGCAAGTGGAATCATTTGGGAAGACAAAAAGCGACTGAGAGATCTCTGACTGAGTACAGCAGCAAAATGCACAGGTCTGAGCCTCAGGTGCTTAAAGGAAATGAATGTTACAAACCCACCAGGTTTTTCACTAACCCAGGTGAAAGCCAAACACTTAATCTCCCTGCTGAAAGCAGTGGTCTCAGTTCGGGGACTCAGCCCAGTTTTAGCCACGAAGAGGAAAACAGCGTTGCTACCTGTGTACAAGTGTCGGCCTTTGCTGATGGAAGGATATTTGGTTACTATAGCACGAGGAAAGCCGATTCTGAGACTGAAACCCTGCAAGACCCTGTTAGTGACACAGGAAAGAAACCAGCGAGCTGGAGTCAGAGTGCTCTGAATCAGGGAATGAGAAAGCAGTTCACACAAAAGGTAGAACTTTTCAACACTTCCCATATGCCAGTGTTGGTTCAGGATATCCAACATGAACACAGTCATTtggaaggaacagaaaatcatAGCATGGCTGGAGATAGTGGAATAGATTCCCCACG GACACAGAGTCTGGCATCTAATAATTCAGTCGTTTTGGATGAACtcaaaagaagacagaattttCTGCAGAACTTTGAAGGCACAAAGAACGGTCAAACACGCACATCCAGTTCCTTACTACAACTAACTCCAGTCATAAAtgtttaa